The following proteins come from a genomic window of Rhodoligotrophos sp. CJ14:
- a CDS encoding metal-dependent hydrolase, producing MKITWLGHSAFRIETGSSVLLIDPFLGAFNGDIATATAGATHIALTHGHDDHVGDTVSIAKSNNATVIAVFELAAYLQKKGAPAAEYANTGGMITTPDFDVTFVRADHSSSTTGENGETIYLGNPCGLVITTREGKTIYHMGDTDIFSDMALIAEIHKPDIGIVPIGDRFTMGPKVAALACTKFFNFSVILPAHYKTFPPLVQTPQPFIEALGAAGSKVKALSSGESITV from the coding sequence ATGAAAATCACTTGGCTCGGGCACTCCGCCTTCCGAATTGAGACCGGATCGAGTGTGCTGCTCATCGATCCGTTCCTGGGCGCCTTCAATGGTGACATTGCCACCGCCACGGCCGGTGCGACCCATATCGCGCTCACCCATGGCCATGACGATCATGTCGGTGACACCGTCTCGATCGCCAAGTCCAACAATGCGACCGTGATCGCGGTTTTCGAGCTTGCTGCCTATCTCCAGAAGAAGGGTGCGCCGGCCGCCGAATACGCCAATACCGGTGGCATGATCACCACACCGGACTTTGATGTGACCTTCGTCAGGGCCGATCACTCGTCATCGACCACGGGCGAGAATGGCGAGACCATCTATCTCGGCAATCCCTGCGGCCTTGTGATCACCACCCGCGAGGGCAAGACCATCTACCACATGGGCGATACGGACATCTTCAGCGACATGGCGCTGATCGCCGAGATCCACAAGCCCGATATCGGCATCGTTCCGATCGGCGACCGCTTCACCATGGGCCCTAAAGTGGCGGCGCTGGCCTGCACCAAGTTCTTCAATTTCTCCGTGATCCTGCCTGCTCATTATAAGACCTTCCCGCCTCTGGTGCAGACACCGCAGCCTTTTATTGAGGCGCTCGGGGCCGCCGGCAGCAAGGTGAAGGCCCTCTCGAGCGGCGAGAGTATTACCGTATAG
- the ruvX gene encoding Holliday junction resolvase RuvX, which produces MSIEEFGQLLGPGERLIGLDLGTKTIGVAMSDATRSIASPRETIRRTKFRQDAQRLLAIIAEEPVGGIVLGLPINMNGSEGPRAQSTRAFLRNFAELTPLPVLLWDERLSTAAVTRTLLEADSSRARRAELVDKLAAAYILQGVLDRLRLFSRAKE; this is translated from the coding sequence ATGAGCATCGAAGAATTCGGCCAGCTGCTTGGCCCGGGTGAACGGCTGATCGGACTTGATCTCGGCACGAAAACCATCGGGGTTGCGATGTCGGATGCGACGCGCTCGATCGCGAGCCCCAGAGAGACGATCCGGCGAACCAAATTCCGCCAAGATGCTCAGCGCCTGCTCGCGATCATAGCGGAGGAGCCGGTGGGGGGCATCGTGCTCGGATTGCCGATCAACATGAACGGCAGCGAGGGGCCGCGCGCCCAGTCCACCCGCGCATTCCTACGCAATTTCGCCGAGCTCACGCCGCTGCCCGTTCTGTTGTGGGATGAGCGGCTTTCCACAGCCGCGGTCACCCGCACGCTGCTCGAGGCTGATTCGAGCCGGGCTCGGCGGGCCGAACTCGTGGACAAGCTGGCGGCTGCCTATATCTTGCAAGGTGTCCTCGACCGACTGCGCCTGTTTTCGCGCGCCAAAGAATAG
- a CDS encoding GNAT family N-acetyltransferase, which produces MVDPLPPGRRPDGRILFGRTVTLERVDPALHARDLFDASHDGRDPEGTLWTYMAFGPWSGFAAFEAWLQAFAADRELCTYSIVPRASRKPAGMASYMNMRPAAGVMEIGNIWLAPRLQRTREATESIFLLMRHAFEDLGCRRLEWKCDALNAPSRAAAERFGFTFEGIFRKHMIVKGRSRDTAWFSIIDEEWPRLRAGFLAWLADDNFDAEGRQKRALTACFPENELRTESAKHA; this is translated from the coding sequence GTGGTTGATCCGCTGCCGCCTGGGCGCCGGCCGGACGGTCGCATTCTGTTCGGCCGCACCGTGACGCTTGAGCGGGTCGATCCAGCGCTCCATGCCCGCGATCTCTTCGATGCATCCCATGATGGCCGGGATCCGGAAGGCACGCTGTGGACCTATATGGCATTCGGGCCCTGGTCCGGTTTTGCGGCCTTCGAGGCCTGGCTCCAGGCCTTTGCCGCTGACCGAGAGCTCTGCACCTATTCCATCGTGCCCCGCGCGAGCCGCAAGCCTGCCGGCATGGCGTCCTACATGAATATGCGCCCCGCCGCAGGCGTCATGGAGATCGGCAATATCTGGCTTGCACCGCGCCTTCAGAGGACCCGAGAGGCAACGGAATCGATCTTCCTCCTGATGCGCCATGCCTTCGAGGATCTGGGCTGTCGTCGGCTCGAATGGAAATGCGATGCCCTCAATGCGCCATCGCGCGCCGCAGCCGAGCGTTTCGGCTTCACCTTTGAAGGCATCTTTCGCAAGCACATGATCGTCAAAGGACGCAGCCGGGACACCGCGTGGTTCTCGATCATCGATGAGGAGTGGCCCAGGCTTCGTGCGGGTTTCCTCGCTTGGCTGGCGGACGACAATTTCGATGCCGAGGGCCGGCAGAAGCGGGCGCTGACGGCCTGCTTTCCGGAAAACGAACTGAGGACCGAAAGCGCGAAGCACGCCTAA
- a CDS encoding aspartate carbamoyltransferase catalytic subunit, with the protein MAISDQPNRILSHSHLLGIDGLSAQEVTQLLDLAESYVELNRQGEKKQAVLRGRTQINLFFEPSTRTQSSFELAGKRLGADVMNMSVKGSSVSKGETLLDTAVTLNAMHPDLLVVRHSAAGAAELLAQKVGCAVINAGDGSHEHPTQALLDALTIRRRKRRIEGLTIAICGDILHSRVARSNILLLQLLGARVRVIAPRSLLPYAVDRYGVEVFSRMEEGLAGCDIVMMLRLQLERMNGAFVPSVREYYRYFGLDQVKLARAKPDALVMHPGPMNRGVEIDSAVADGVQSVISEQVEMGVAVRMAVLDALARNLNGGRRSPQGIAQPQRSSAESRSTFGRIEL; encoded by the coding sequence ATGGCGATTTCAGACCAACCAAACCGAATCCTCTCGCACTCGCACCTGCTGGGCATCGATGGGCTTTCAGCTCAGGAAGTCACGCAGTTGCTCGATCTGGCTGAGAGTTACGTTGAACTCAATCGCCAGGGCGAAAAGAAGCAGGCCGTCCTGCGGGGCCGGACGCAAATCAATCTGTTCTTCGAGCCGTCCACCCGGACGCAGAGCTCATTCGAGCTCGCGGGCAAGCGGCTCGGGGCGGATGTGATGAATATGTCGGTCAAGGGCTCGTCCGTGTCCAAGGGCGAGACGCTGCTCGATACGGCAGTCACGCTCAATGCGATGCATCCAGACCTATTGGTGGTGCGTCACTCCGCGGCGGGTGCGGCGGAGCTGCTGGCCCAGAAGGTCGGCTGCGCGGTCATCAATGCGGGCGACGGCTCGCATGAGCATCCAACCCAAGCGCTGCTCGATGCGCTGACGATTCGCCGGCGGAAGCGTCGTATCGAGGGCCTGACCATCGCCATTTGCGGGGACATCCTGCATAGCCGGGTCGCCCGTTCAAACATATTGCTGCTCCAGCTCCTGGGCGCCAGGGTGCGGGTCATCGCCCCGCGGTCGCTCCTGCCCTATGCGGTCGATCGCTATGGTGTCGAGGTCTTCTCACGGATGGAAGAGGGGCTCGCCGGCTGCGATATCGTCATGATGCTGCGGCTGCAGCTTGAGCGCATGAATGGGGCCTTCGTGCCCTCCGTTCGGGAATATTATCGCTATTTCGGCTTGGACCAGGTGAAGCTCGCCCGTGCGAAGCCGGATGCCCTCGTCATGCATCCGGGGCCCATGAACCGGGGCGTGGAGATCGACAGCGCGGTTGCCGATGGCGTGCAAAGCGTGATCAGCGAGCAGGTCGAAATGGGGGTCGCGGTGCGGATGGCCGTGCTGGACGCGCTCGCCCGCAATCTCAACGGCGGACGTCGCTCGCCGCAGGGTATCGCTCAGCCGCAGAGGAGCAGTGCAGAGTCGAGATCAACCTTCGGCAGGATCGAACTATGA
- a CDS encoding sensor histidine kinase: MLFRDIPTMNQQDQIQHLISAAECAHISVFVQDRDLRYVWMVNPPLGLEPDCFMGRTDAELFSKTTVAQLEPIKHKVMLTGRRRRDDVFVDLPTGERRWYSVCVDAWRLPDGTVAGVSGSWIDVTEQRRLDERILVLMREVAHRSKNMLSIVQGLANQTAKTSANVRDFIGKFTGRLLSLGHAQDLLTATDWRGASIAELVKFQLGPYLDAYGNRIETRGRRLMLKSNAAQYLGLALHELVTNAVKHGTLSEPGGTVSLAWRLIASKSDGKQYFVLVWNERGRKKLMSDWEGGSGGFGRTMLTRIAPQAVQGEATIRFRPEGIIYRLTAPLEEIVVNGWIYRKAAGYPSGGDTPPELER; the protein is encoded by the coding sequence ATGCTTTTTCGTGACATTCCGACGATGAACCAGCAAGACCAGATCCAGCATCTGATCAGCGCCGCGGAATGTGCACATATTTCAGTGTTCGTGCAGGACCGCGACCTGCGTTATGTCTGGATGGTCAACCCACCATTGGGGCTTGAACCGGACTGCTTTATGGGCCGTACCGATGCTGAGCTGTTCAGCAAAACGACGGTGGCCCAGCTTGAGCCCATCAAACACAAAGTGATGCTGACGGGGCGCCGTCGGCGCGATGACGTTTTCGTCGATCTGCCCACTGGGGAGCGGCGCTGGTACAGTGTCTGCGTTGACGCTTGGCGCTTGCCCGATGGCACCGTAGCCGGGGTGAGTGGCTCCTGGATCGACGTTACAGAGCAGCGGCGGCTGGATGAGCGCATCCTGGTGCTCATGCGCGAGGTGGCGCATCGCTCCAAGAATATGCTGTCCATCGTGCAGGGGCTCGCGAATCAGACGGCGAAGACCAGCGCCAATGTGAGAGACTTCATTGGCAAGTTCACCGGGCGCTTGCTATCCCTTGGCCACGCGCAGGATCTGCTCACCGCCACGGACTGGCGCGGAGCCTCCATTGCCGAGCTGGTCAAGTTTCAGCTTGGCCCCTATCTCGACGCCTATGGCAACCGGATAGAAACCCGGGGCAGGCGGCTCATGCTAAAATCGAACGCGGCCCAATATTTAGGGCTGGCCTTGCATGAGCTGGTCACGAATGCCGTGAAGCATGGAACCTTGTCGGAACCCGGGGGAACCGTATCCCTGGCCTGGCGGCTGATCGCCTCCAAATCCGATGGAAAGCAGTATTTCGTGCTGGTTTGGAACGAGCGAGGCCGCAAGAAGCTAATGTCGGATTGGGAGGGAGGGAGCGGCGGTTTCGGCCGAACCATGCTGACCCGAATCGCACCGCAGGCGGTGCAAGGCGAAGCAACGATACGGTTCAGGCCGGAAGGCATTATCTACCGGTTGACCGCACCGCTGGAAGAGATCGTGGTGAATGGTTGGATTTATCGCAAGGCCGCCGGCTATCCATCCGGCGGTGATACACCGCCGGAGCTTGAAAGGTGA
- the betB gene encoding betaine-aldehyde dehydrogenase, producing MSPPSKIENYIGGTYRPSAGNERFETRNPATGEVLAVIEQAVVADLEAALESADAGLAQWRELTGAERGRILRRAADLLRARNEDLARLEVLDTGKPLQEALAVDILSGADCLEYFGGIAPAIHGDHYQLGANFAYTRREALGVCAGIGAWNYPMQIACWKSAPALACGNAMIFKPAELTPLTAAKLAEIYTEAGLPPGVFNVVQGDARVGRWLTSAPGIAKVSLTGEVGTGKAVMAAAAGTLKQVTLELGGKSPIIIFDDADLDSAVSGAILGNFYTQGEICSNGTRVFVQRPVLDAFLSKVTTRAERIRIGNPMDPETQLGAMISEDHGRKVMAYIEAGKREGARLVCGGRRATVQGCEQGWFIEPTIFTDCTDDMTIVREEIFGPVMSVLSFETEDEVIVRANDTLFGLSAGVFTRDLTRGHRVIAALEAGTCWINTYNITPIEIPFGGYKQSGIGRENSLAAINHYTQLKTVYVETGKLSAPY from the coding sequence GTGAGCCCGCCATCGAAGATTGAGAACTATATCGGAGGCACCTATCGCCCATCGGCCGGCAACGAGCGTTTCGAAACCCGCAATCCTGCCACCGGTGAAGTCCTGGCTGTCATTGAACAAGCCGTTGTGGCCGACCTCGAGGCAGCCCTCGAATCTGCCGATGCAGGCCTCGCACAATGGCGTGAGCTGACCGGCGCCGAGCGTGGCCGAATTTTGCGCAGAGCTGCGGATCTGTTGCGGGCACGCAATGAAGACCTTGCCAGGCTGGAGGTGCTCGATACGGGCAAGCCGCTGCAGGAAGCTCTCGCGGTCGATATTCTCTCTGGCGCTGATTGTCTGGAATACTTTGGCGGGATTGCCCCGGCCATTCATGGCGATCATTACCAGCTCGGCGCCAATTTCGCCTATACGCGACGCGAAGCCTTAGGCGTCTGCGCCGGGATCGGGGCGTGGAACTACCCCATGCAGATCGCCTGCTGGAAATCCGCACCGGCTCTTGCCTGCGGCAATGCCATGATCTTCAAGCCGGCCGAGCTCACGCCGCTGACCGCCGCCAAGCTCGCGGAAATCTATACCGAAGCGGGTCTGCCTCCGGGTGTCTTCAACGTCGTCCAGGGTGATGCCCGCGTCGGGCGCTGGCTCACCTCGGCGCCGGGCATCGCCAAGGTCTCGCTCACAGGCGAGGTCGGCACGGGTAAGGCGGTCATGGCCGCCGCCGCTGGAACTCTGAAGCAGGTCACCTTGGAGCTCGGCGGCAAGTCGCCCATCATCATTTTCGATGACGCGGATCTCGATTCTGCCGTGTCGGGCGCCATTCTTGGCAACTTCTACACCCAGGGCGAAATCTGCTCCAACGGAACCCGTGTCTTTGTCCAGCGGCCGGTGCTCGATGCATTTCTCTCCAAGGTCACGACCCGTGCAGAGCGGATCCGGATCGGCAATCCCATGGATCCGGAAACCCAGCTCGGCGCTATGATCTCCGAAGACCACGGACGCAAGGTCATGGCCTATATCGAGGCAGGCAAGCGGGAGGGAGCCCGCCTGGTCTGCGGCGGCAGGCGTGCTACCGTGCAGGGCTGTGAGCAAGGCTGGTTCATCGAGCCGACCATCTTCACCGACTGCACGGACGACATGACCATCGTCCGTGAGGAAATCTTCGGGCCGGTGATGTCTGTCTTAAGCTTCGAGACCGAGGACGAGGTGATCGTGCGGGCCAATGACACTCTTTTCGGCCTGTCGGCGGGCGTGTTCACCAGGGACCTTACGCGCGGGCATCGCGTCATCGCGGCGCTCGAGGCTGGCACCTGCTGGATCAACACCTATAACATCACACCCATCGAAATCCCGTTCGGCGGCTACAAGCAGTCGGGAATCGGCCGGGAGAATTCTCTAGCCGCGATCAATCACTACACCCAACTCAAGACGGTCTATGTAGAAACGGGCAAGCTCTCGGCACCTTATTGA
- a CDS encoding helix-turn-helix domain-containing protein: MSTRRRRTGDNSEVEIAPALGKTIQRLRKAYNMSLGELSEQSGVAKSIISQIERNETNPTIGTVWRLSRALDITLDEALKVDTRENFLQHQTRAGIPVLTSEDGLCTLFIIGALPLVEFFQVYDFHSKPGAVLESDPHQAGSEEHLSVLSGTLEVTIDAETRTIRAGETLRYRGDRAHRIHNPGSEDAHATMVVVLRTPVSEDKG; this comes from the coding sequence ATGTCAACCCGCCGACGCCGCACCGGCGATAATTCGGAAGTGGAGATCGCACCGGCTTTAGGCAAGACCATCCAGCGGCTCCGGAAGGCCTACAACATGTCCTTAGGTGAGCTCTCCGAGCAATCGGGTGTTGCCAAGTCCATCATATCCCAGATCGAGCGCAACGAGACCAATCCGACCATCGGCACGGTCTGGCGCCTATCCCGCGCGCTTGATATTACCCTGGACGAGGCCCTCAAGGTCGACACGCGGGAAAACTTCCTTCAGCATCAGACCCGGGCTGGCATTCCGGTGCTCACCAGCGAGGATGGCCTGTGCACGCTGTTCATTATTGGTGCGCTGCCCCTTGTTGAATTTTTCCAGGTCTATGACTTTCACAGCAAGCCGGGCGCGGTGCTGGAGTCTGATCCCCACCAGGCCGGTTCCGAGGAGCATCTCTCGGTGCTCTCGGGCACTCTCGAGGTGACCATCGATGCCGAAACGCGCACGATCAGGGCGGGCGAGACCTTGCGTTACCGGGGCGATCGTGCTCATCGCATTCACAATCCCGGCAGCGAAGACGCTCATGCGACAATGGTGGTCGTGCTGAGAACACCTGTGTCGGAGGACAAGGGCTAG